Genomic window (Achromobacter sp. B7):
CGGCCCGGGGCAATGCGCGCAAAGCCACTATTTCAAGGCGGGTGTGATGGTGCGCGCGCTGGAGGCGCGCGGCGTGGAAGTGGTAGTGCGCCGCAGCTTCGCGGACTATGCCGGCCGCATGCTGCTGGACGCGGCGCGCGAATTCATGTCGCCCAACCAGCGTATCGAGCGCGCATGAAAAAAGGGCCCAGGGGGCCCTTTTTTTCAACTACCAGGGCCCGAAGGCCCTTTTTTGATTTGCAGCAGGCAAAAACCCAATGCTGCCAATCTGAATGTGGAGCGGGAGACGAGTCTCGAACTCGCGACCTCAACCTTGGCAAGGTTGCGCTCTACCAACTGAGCTACTCCCGCAATGTACTGCTACCGCTTTATCGCTACCGCTTCACTGCTGCGATTTACCGCTATCGCCATGCATTGCCATCCGCGTCTTGATGTCGTTTTCTGGCAAGCGAGGCGGAAGTATACCTAATTTTTTGAAAAATGCACGCTGGCCGTGGATCCTGATGCCGCGGTGCGTACCCGCGCCGGTTTGAAGGACGCCGGCGCGGCCTGCTTGCGCGGCGCGCGACGCCAGGCCATGCGCGACAAGGTGTCGTCGCGGGCGATGAAGTGGTGGGCGAGCGCCGCCACAATGTGCAGCCCCAGCAGGCCGTACAGCCCCCACGTCAGCATGTCGTGCATCCACACCGTGGTAACCACCAGCGCCGGATCGGCGGCGACCAAGCGCGGAAACTCCAGGTTGGTAAAGGGCACCGGCACGGCCAGGCCCTTGGCGTTGACCACGACCCAGCCCACCATGCACGACGCAAAAATGAACGCATAGATGAACAGGTGCACCGCGTGGGCGCAGGCATCCTGCATGCTGAAGTCAGCGCCGGCGGCGCGGCGGCGCGAGATACGCACGACCGTGCGCACCATCGTGACGGCAAGCAGCGCCATGCCGCAGCCGATGTGCACGATCATTACCGAGCGCATCGACACGCCCGTCTGCGCGGTCAGCACGTGGCGTAATTCGCCGGCAAGAATCAGGATGCCCATCAGGCTGACACTCAGCCAATGCAAGGCGATTTGCGAGGTGGAGTAGGCCTGTGTGGCCAGGGCGGCGGGGGGGGAATGCATGGTCTTCCTTCTAGCGGTGCCAGCCGGCTCCGCGTGCGGCGGGGCTTGGCCAAGAGGCGAGATTGAAGCGCCGCCACCCCCTGCCGCGCCATCTTCCTCAACACTTCCTGAAGGCCAAAAGCCCCTCCGCTCGGCCCCTTTAGGCTCTCTTTAGAAACGTTGTTGGCCCATCGTCCGCATGGAAATATGCCGGCCTGCGTAGAGATTTTTCCGCCTTTGATGCGCCCGGCCACACCGGCGCTCGGATCGGCATCGTTGCTCACGATGCCCGCCTCTGCCCCCCCTCGCACTTCACTCCAGATTGCCGCCGCGCGGTAATCGCTCATTCAGAAAAAGTGGACTCATGAAGACTCTTACCTTCCGACGCCGTCTTGGCCTGCAACAAGGTTTCACCTTGCTGGAATTGCTGGTCGTGCTGCTGATCATTGCGTTGCTGGCCGGATACGTCGGCCCCAAGTTGTTCTCCCAGGTCGACCGCGCCAAGGTGCGCGCCACGCAGGCGCAGATGAAGACGCTGGGCGATGCCTTGACCCAATACCGCCTGGACGTGGGCAGCTATCCCACCACCGAGCAAGGCCTGGAATCGCTGGTCAAGGCCCCGCAGGGCGCACCCAACTGGCACGGCCCGTACCTGGCCAAGGATGTGCCGGCCGATGCGTGGGGCCGTCCCTACGTGCTGAACGTGCCCGGGCGCAGCTCGGACGCAGAAGTGGTTTCTTTCGGCGAGGAAGGCCGGGCGGGAGGCAGCGGTGAACTGGTCTACGGCCTCTAAGTGGGTGGCGGCCGGGCTCGTCGGGATGACGTTCTCGGCGGCCGCCGCCGCCAGCTGCTGGCAGGAATCGGGCGACCGCCACGGCGTGGACCCCTTGCTGCTGTTTGCGATTGCGAAGGTGGAGTCGTCACTGAACCCTCGCGCCATCAACAACAACACCAACGGTACCCAGGACGTCGGCCTGATGCAGATCAACAGCATCCATCTGCCGGCCCTGGCCAAGCGGGGCATCACGCGCCAGCGTTTGCTGGACGAGCCCTGTCTGTCAATTGATGCCGGCGCCGAAATCCTGGCCGGCTTCATCAAGCGCTATGGCTACACCTGGCGCGCGGTCGGTGCCTACAACGCCGGCGGCGCCGCCAACCGCGAAGCGGCGCGCAAGCGCTACGTGAATCGCGTGTGGCAACACTATCTGCAACTGACCCAGGCGCGCGACGCCCGTTATCGCCAGTCCCAACACGCGGAGCGTTGATATGAATGAGTTCAGGATCCGCTTGCTCAAGCAGGGCACGTTGCGCGTGCACACCGTGCGCGCCTCCAGCGAAGGCGAGGCCCGCGCGCAGTTGAGCGATGCCGACGGCATGGTTCTGGACATTCAACGTTCGGCCGTGCGTCGCGGCATCAAGGCGCGCGGCAAGAAGACATTTTCGCTGGGCCTGTTGCTGCAAGAGCTGTCCACGTTGCTGGACGCCGGGCTGGCGTTGATCGAAGCGCTGGAGGCGTTAAGCGACAAGGCAGGCAAGGGCAATAAGGCGCTGCAATCGTCGCTGAGCCAGTTGTTGCGCTTGTTGTACCAGGGCCAGCCGCTATCGAAGGCGATGCAGGCGCAACCCCTGGTGTATCCGGCGCTGCTGGTGGCCACGGTGGCATCCGCCGAAGGCAGTGGCCAATTGCCGGTGGTGCTGCGGCGCTACCAGTACTACGAAACGCGGATCGAGAACATCCGCAAGAAGGTGGTGGGCGCGCTGGTGTATCCGCTGGTCGTGATCGCAGTGGGCTTTGGCATCTTGCTGTTCATGCTGTTTTTCGTGGTGCCGCGCTTTGCCATCGTGTTTGAAAGCATGCGGACCTTGCCGGCAACGGCCGAGGCCATGTTGTGGTGGGCGCGCCTGGTCAAGTCCGACGGCCAATGGCTGGGCGCGGGCATAGGCGGCAGCCTGCTCTTTGCTGCCTTGGCGCTGCGCACGCAGCGGGTCAAGGCGGCGTTGATGAATCTGTTCTGGCGCCTGCCCAAGCTGCGCGATGTGGGCAACTTGTTTGTGCTGGCGCGCTTTTATCGCACCGTTGGCCTGTTGATCGAAGGCGGCACGCCCGCATTGCAGGCATTCGAGCTGGCTGAACGCATCCTGCCGCCCGCCTACGGCGAACGGCTGGACCTGGCGTTGCAGGAGCTGCGCGCCGGCCGCAGCGTGTCGGAAACGCTGGCGCGCCACGGCTTGACCACGGCAGTGGCCGAACGGCTGCTGCGCGTAGGCGAACAAAGCGGCGATCTGGGCGGCATGTGCGAACGCATCGCCCAATTTCATGACGGCACGCTGGACCACGCCATCGAAGTCTTTGGAAAGGTGTTCGAGCCGCTGCTGATGCTGGTGGTCGGAGGGCTGGTCGGCACCATCGTCATCTTGCTGTACATGCCCATCTTCGAGATGGCCGGGAGTTTGGGATGAACGCAATGAACCAAGTTGAAATCAGTCAGGAGAAGGTCGCAATGGAAACCAAACCCGTCGCCGACGAGGCATGGTGGTTGTGGCGCGAGCGCGCCGCGGAACTGAGCCTGTCCCTGGCCGATTACCTGGACGAGGAACTGGCGCGGCGCCCGCAGCTGCTGCCCGTGCTGGCGCAAGCGCTGGGCATGGAGCCGCTAAGCGCGCAGCAATGCCGCCAGGCCACTCCGCGCTTTGACGTGCTGCCGCTGGCCGACGCCATGGCCTGCCGCGTGGCGCCTTTGCAGGTTGATGGCGAATTGCTGCTGGCGATGGCCGCGCCTTTCTCACGCGATGCGCGCCTGAAGTTGCAGGCGATGCTGTCCGGCCGCGCATTGCGCTTTGCCGTGTGCCCGACCGGCGCGGTGGACGCGTGGCTCAAGCAGGCCGAAGCCACGGAACGCGTGCTGGACGGCGTTGCCGTCGACATGGCGGACGACTCGTTGGCCAAGGCGGTCGAATCGATTTCGCTGGCCTCGCTGGCCAAGGACGAAAGCCCGGTAATCCGCCTGGTCAACATGACGCTGTATGACGGCTTGCAAAGCCGTGCCAGCGACATCCATCTGGAGTCGGACGAGGAGGGGCTGTTGATCCGCTATCGAATCGACGGCGTGATGCTGCGCATCCGCCAGGTGCCGGGGCAGGTGACCGCCAACCAGGTGATGTCGCGCCTGAAGGTGCTGTCCAGCCTGGACATCGCGGAAAAGCGCGTGCCGCAGGATGGCCGCTTCAAAGTGGTGCTGCAAGGGCGCGAGGTGGATTTCCGCGTGTCGATCATGCCGGGCAATCACGGCGAGAACGCCGTGCTGCGTCTGTTGGACCGATCGCAGCGGGGCGACAAGCTGAGCCTGGACACCTTGGGCTTTCCGGCCGAAACGGCCCGCCGCATTCGTGTGCTGGCGCAGCTGCCCTATGGGCTGACGCTGATTACCGGCCCCACGGGTAGCGGCAAGTCCACCACCTTGTATGGCGCGCTGTCCGAGCTGAACAGCGGCGACGAAAAGCTGATCACCATCGAAGATCCGGTGGAATACGAAATGGCCGGCATCTTGCAGATTCCGGTGAACGAGAAAAAGGGCCTGACCTTCGCGCGCGGCCTGCGGTCCATCCTGCGCCACGATCCGGACACGATCCTGGTCGGTGAAATCCGCGACGCCGAGACCGCGGCCATCGCCGTGCAGTCCGCGCTGACCGGCCACCGCGTGTTGTCGTCCGTGCACGCCAACGACGCGTTCAGCGTGATTGACCGCTTTTTGTACATGGACGTCGAACCCGCCACGTTCCTGGAATCGCTGAACGGCGTGGTCTCGCAGCGTCTGGTGCGGCGCCTGTGTCCGCATTGCGCGCCCGCGGGCGAAGCGCGCGCGGGCCCCGGCTGTGAGGCCTGCCGTCACACGGGCTTTCTGGGCCGCATCGCGTTGGCTGAAGTCCTGCGCCTGGATAGCCGCATGAAGACCGCGCTGCTGGACCGCTCGCCCGAGCGCCGCCAGGAAGCCCTGGCGCAATGCCCCGACTATCAATCGATGCGCGACGCCGCCCATGAAGCGGTGGCCCATGGTCTGACCACGTATCAGGAGGTTTGCCGTGCCGTCGCTATGGAATGATCACGCCGTTCTGATCGATGCCGAACACGTCAGCCTGTTGTCCACGACAACGGCCGTGCACGAGCGGCTGAAGATCGTCCATGACGGCCAGCCCGCCGAAGCCGTGTCCGCCTTGCTGGCAAGCCGCCCCTCAGTGCGCCCGCGCTGGCGCAACCGCGTGCGCATCTGGCTGGGTTATCCCTGGGTGCACACGGTGTTGCTGCCGTGGCAACCGGGCTTGCCCGGTGGCGATACGCACTGGTGCGGCTATGCCCAGGCGCTACTGCGCGAGCGCGGCATCGCGATACCGACCCGCGTGCGCCTGGGGCCGGCCAGCCATGGGCAGGCTCGCCTGGCCGTCGCGGCCGACGCCGTGATGCTGGACGCCCTGGAAGCCCAGCTGCGCGAACAGAAGTGGACGGTGGCGGCCTGCCACGATCTGCTGTCGTCGGCCTTGCATCGCTTTCAACGCGCCGTGCGGACGGACGGCGCCTGCCTGGTCCTGGCGGAAGCCGGCGCGGTGACGTGCCTGTGGCCGTCGGCGCAGGGGTGGGAAGACATGATCACCTTGCAGTTGTCGCCGGGCCAATCCCACGCGTCCGCCGTTGCCTCGGCGCAGGCGCTGTGCGACCGGCCGGTCATGCCGCAATGCGCGTGGACGTCCACCTTGGTATCCCCGGACGTCGCGCTGCCCGAAGACGCGCGCTGGCTGGGCTTTCCCCATGCCATGTTGGGAGGACGGACATGCCCGGGTTGAAGATGAACAAGCTCAATTTCACCAAGCGCGGGGCGACGC
Coding sequences:
- a CDS encoding cytochrome b — translated: MHSPPAALATQAYSTSQIALHWLSVSLMGILILAGELRHVLTAQTGVSMRSVMIVHIGCGMALLAVTMVRTVVRISRRRAAGADFSMQDACAHAVHLFIYAFIFASCMVGWVVVNAKGLAVPVPFTNLEFPRLVAADPALVVTTVWMHDMLTWGLYGLLGLHIVAALAHHFIARDDTLSRMAWRRAPRKQAAPASFKPARVRTAASGSTASVHFSKN
- a CDS encoding GspE/PulE family protein, giving the protein METKPVADEAWWLWRERAAELSLSLADYLDEELARRPQLLPVLAQALGMEPLSAQQCRQATPRFDVLPLADAMACRVAPLQVDGELLLAMAAPFSRDARLKLQAMLSGRALRFAVCPTGAVDAWLKQAEATERVLDGVAVDMADDSLAKAVESISLASLAKDESPVIRLVNMTLYDGLQSRASDIHLESDEEGLLIRYRIDGVMLRIRQVPGQVTANQVMSRLKVLSSLDIAEKRVPQDGRFKVVLQGREVDFRVSIMPGNHGENAVLRLLDRSQRGDKLSLDTLGFPAETARRIRVLAQLPYGLTLITGPTGSGKSTTLYGALSELNSGDEKLITIEDPVEYEMAGILQIPVNEKKGLTFARGLRSILRHDPDTILVGEIRDAETAAIAVQSALTGHRVLSSVHANDAFSVIDRFLYMDVEPATFLESLNGVVSQRLVRRLCPHCAPAGEARAGPGCEACRHTGFLGRIALAEVLRLDSRMKTALLDRSPERRQEALAQCPDYQSMRDAAHEAVAHGLTTYQEVCRAVAME
- a CDS encoding type II secretion system F family protein, whose translation is MNEFRIRLLKQGTLRVHTVRASSEGEARAQLSDADGMVLDIQRSAVRRGIKARGKKTFSLGLLLQELSTLLDAGLALIEALEALSDKAGKGNKALQSSLSQLLRLLYQGQPLSKAMQAQPLVYPALLVATVASAEGSGQLPVVLRRYQYYETRIENIRKKVVGALVYPLVVIAVGFGILLFMLFFVVPRFAIVFESMRTLPATAEAMLWWARLVKSDGQWLGAGIGGSLLFAALALRTQRVKAALMNLFWRLPKLRDVGNLFVLARFYRTVGLLIEGGTPALQAFELAERILPPAYGERLDLALQELRAGRSVSETLARHGLTTAVAERLLRVGEQSGDLGGMCERIAQFHDGTLDHAIEVFGKVFEPLLMLVVGGLVGTIVILLYMPIFEMAGSLG
- the gspG gene encoding type II secretion system major pseudopilin GspG, with amino-acid sequence MKTLTFRRRLGLQQGFTLLELLVVLLIIALLAGYVGPKLFSQVDRAKVRATQAQMKTLGDALTQYRLDVGSYPTTEQGLESLVKAPQGAPNWHGPYLAKDVPADAWGRPYVLNVPGRSSDAEVVSFGEEGRAGGSGELVYGL
- a CDS encoding lytic transglycosylase domain-containing protein — translated: MTFSAAAAASCWQESGDRHGVDPLLLFAIAKVESSLNPRAINNNTNGTQDVGLMQINSIHLPALAKRGITRQRLLDEPCLSIDAGAEILAGFIKRYGYTWRAVGAYNAGGAANREAARKRYVNRVWQHYLQLTQARDARYRQSQHAER